Proteins encoded in a region of the Podarcis muralis chromosome 2, rPodMur119.hap1.1, whole genome shotgun sequence genome:
- the LOC114592523 gene encoding uncharacterized protein LOC114592523: protein MKEMDPAKLARMEGGRWTVDLVRLSPASLLTTSERSSLGLSERSGGDELEMQNGLDHEKIHTVEKPYQNWEYGVSSSQSSCSHQRTQSGKKCYQCFECGKSFSKSSNLTSHQRIHTGEKPYQCLECGKRFSQSGDLTSHKRIHIREKPYQCMECGKNFSHSTHLTSHKRIHTGEKPYQCLECGKSFSHSTHLTSHKRIHTGEKPYQCLECGKSFSHSQNLTSHQRIHTGEKPYQCLECGKSFSHSQNLTSHQRIHTGEKPYQCLECGKSFSKSSNLTSHQRIHTGEKRYQCLECGKRFSQSGDLTSHQRIHTGEKPYQCFECGKSFSHSTQLTSHKRIHAGEKPYQCFECGKSFSKSSNLTSHQRIHTGEKRYQCLECGKSFSQSGDLTSHKRIHTGEKPYQCLECGKSFSRRTHLNSHHRIHTGEKPYQCFECGKSFSKSAHLTSHHRIHTGEKPYQCSECEKNFNRKDKLTLHQRIHTGEKPYQCLECGKSFSQSTHLTSNQRTHSGKKPYNCLECGKNFRKRGGLIHHQRTHTVATQVKNLIRSGGPFLT, encoded by the coding sequence GTGGTGATGAACTGGAAATGCAGAATGGGTTAGACCATGAGAAAATCCACACAGTGGAGAAGCCATATCAAAATTGGGAGTATGGAGTGAGCTCCAGTCAGAGTTCctgttcccatcaaagaactcaaaGTGGGAAGAAAtgctatcagtgctttgaatgtggaaagagcttcagtaagagcagcaatctcacttcgcatcaaaggattcatactggagagaaaccctatcagtgcttggaatgtggaaagagattttcTCAGAGTGGGGATCTCACTTCCCACAAAAGAATTCATATtagagagaaaccctatcagtgcatggaatgtggaaagaacttcagtcacagcacccatctcacttcccacaaaagaattcatacaggggagaaaccctatcagtgcttggaatgtggaaagagcttcagtcacagcacccatctcacttcccacaaaagaattcatacaggggagaaaccctatcagtgcttggaatgtggaaagagcttcagtcacagccagaatctcacttcccatcaaagaattcatacaggggagaaaccctatcagtgcttggaatgtggaaagagcttcagtcacagccagaatctcacttcccatcaaagaattcatacaggggagaaaccctatcagtgcttggaatgtggaaagagcttcagtaagagcagcaatctcacttctcatcaaagaattcatactggagagaaacgctatcagtgcttggaatgtggaaagaggtttAGTCAGAGTGGGGATCTCacatcccatcaaagaattcatacaggggagaaaccctatcagtgctttgaatgtggaaaaagcttcagtcacagcACCCAACTCACTTCCCACAAAAGAATCCatgcaggggagaaaccctatcagtgctttgaatgtggaaagagcttcagtaagagcagcaatctcacttctcatcaaagaattcatactggagagaaacgctatcagtgcttggaatgtggaaagagcttttctcAGAGTGGGGATCTCACTTCCCacaaaagaattcatacaggggagaaaccctatcagtgcttggaatgtggaaagagcttcagtcggagaaCACATCTcaattcccatcacagaattcatacaggggagaaaccctatcagtgctttgaatgtggaaagagcttcagtaagagcgcccatctcacttcccatcacagaattcatacaggggagaaaccctatcagtgctcggAATGTGAGAAGAACTTCAATCGGAAGGACAaactcactttgcatcaaagaattcatacaggggagaaaccctatcagtgcttggaatgtggaaagagtttcagtcagaGCACTCATCTCACATCCAATCAAAGAACCCATTCAGGGAAGAAACCCTATaactgcttggaatgtgggaagaacttCAGAAAGAGGGGTGGTCTCATccaccatcaaagaactcatacagttgcaactcaggttaagaacttaattcgttctggaggtccattcttaacctga